In Candidatus Hydrogenedentota bacterium, one DNA window encodes the following:
- a CDS encoding type II and III secretion system protein: protein MRVTKLLAMMLLASVVAGAGEAPPPTVPVAVPGTPIQTGAPQQVSVSVKIVEFQATKGVETGMSAFFARRNEVRPYGRVSSGNGAITTADLTFPLSSEGAITVFLDRLRLNEGDLEILLQALVNENRALILSRPKAMVMVRSGTPTIIKTVEENPYESPTVVGTTVVTATKFRPTGVTLTVHVPDVVDDDLNWNTTQDTYINLNLLAEVKELGEDIIVALDNRIVGASRIAAPTFVTRSINTSVWVRHGQVLILGGLFRNRKIKNLDTVPGLSKVEEFATGLASKVIPGDVGGTPVTSSLGNRESEEQRRELVFFIKAETWRPAYTVADEQGIDGASQEDAEGKDGKDRMKPTEVIGDVIGGITSIPQGIAEGVTGEKSDEKTNVESQLGGPPK from the coding sequence GTGAGAGTAACAAAGCTGCTAGCCATGATGCTGCTGGCATCGGTGGTTGCGGGGGCAGGCGAAGCTCCACCGCCGACTGTGCCGGTAGCAGTCCCTGGGACTCCCATTCAGACGGGCGCGCCGCAGCAGGTGAGCGTGTCCGTAAAGATTGTGGAGTTTCAGGCCACCAAAGGCGTCGAGACCGGGATGAGCGCGTTTTTTGCCCGGAGAAACGAGGTGCGGCCTTACGGTCGCGTGTCGAGCGGAAACGGCGCGATCACGACGGCGGACTTGACCTTTCCGTTAAGTTCGGAAGGTGCAATCACGGTATTCCTTGACCGTTTGCGGTTGAATGAGGGGGACCTGGAAATCCTTCTTCAGGCGCTGGTCAACGAGAATAGGGCGCTTATCCTTTCGCGTCCGAAGGCGATGGTCATGGTGCGTTCGGGAACTCCGACGATTATCAAGACCGTGGAAGAAAATCCGTACGAATCGCCGACGGTTGTGGGAACCACGGTGGTAACCGCAACCAAATTCCGGCCCACGGGCGTAACGTTGACGGTACATGTGCCCGACGTGGTCGATGACGACCTAAACTGGAATACGACCCAGGATACGTACATCAACCTGAACCTGTTGGCTGAGGTAAAGGAGCTGGGCGAAGACATTATTGTGGCGCTGGACAACCGGATTGTGGGCGCCAGCCGTATCGCGGCACCTACGTTTGTGACGCGCAGCATCAACACGAGCGTATGGGTGCGTCATGGACAGGTGCTCATACTGGGTGGGCTTTTCCGTAATCGTAAGATCAAGAATCTCGACACGGTGCCTGGGCTTTCCAAGGTGGAAGAGTTTGCCACGGGACTCGCGAGCAAGGTGATTCCCGGCGATGTTGGCGGTACGCCGGTGACTTCGTCGCTGGGTAACCGCGAGTCGGAGGAGCAGCGCCGCGAGCTTGTGTTCTTCATCAAGGCAGAGACTTGGCGGCCGGCGTATACCGTGGCCGATGAGCAAGGCATCGATGGCGCGAGTCAAGAAGATGCCGAAGGCAAAGACGGAAAAGACAGAATGAAGCCGACGGAAGTGATCGGCGATGTTATCGGGGGCATCACGAGCATACCCCAAGGTATTGCCGAGGGTGTGACCGGCGAAAAGAGCGACGAGAAGACTAACGTCGAATCGCAGTTGGGAGGGCCGCCGAAGTGA
- a CDS encoding FxLYD domain-containing protein, with protein sequence MQYKKPNRGKGACFLAGVAVLTVVMAAGCYTPRTMAPSPEPLDKKPSTMKGNGGQQELSEAKYMVEHGDYTVVIPRLLQIISNYPNSKYSLEARYLLAVTYKEVKSYRDAIDVLNEYLRIAPEGPRAKECKKLASSLSEEYEQKYWTEEKLEARIDELSKALQKDPQSVDLQLELADLLWKRGDYQNAGTMYARVAQEHPEKANDPLLTSRIEIMPSGQYLVLTPGEVQRRAVEKQPLVVINLASFRSGEDLFTRQPLYYSVTGQAVNRSDSVLYGVQVMVTLYGFGNVVYDTTTANIGRLNPGESRAFSVRFSNFDDIENVYRYEAVGSFER encoded by the coding sequence GTGCAGTACAAAAAGCCAAACAGAGGCAAGGGGGCGTGTTTTCTGGCTGGTGTGGCCGTTTTGACGGTAGTGATGGCGGCTGGCTGTTACACACCGCGGACCATGGCTCCATCTCCGGAACCGTTGGATAAGAAACCGTCGACGATGAAGGGGAACGGCGGGCAGCAGGAACTTAGCGAAGCCAAGTACATGGTGGAGCATGGCGACTACACGGTCGTAATTCCGCGGCTGCTCCAGATTATTTCCAACTACCCGAATTCAAAATACTCATTGGAAGCGAGATATCTCTTGGCCGTCACGTATAAAGAGGTGAAGAGTTATCGCGACGCGATTGACGTTCTTAACGAGTACTTGCGGATTGCTCCCGAGGGGCCGCGCGCGAAGGAGTGCAAGAAGCTCGCGTCATCGCTCTCCGAGGAATATGAGCAGAAATACTGGACCGAGGAGAAGCTGGAAGCGCGAATCGACGAACTCAGCAAGGCACTGCAGAAGGATCCCCAGAGTGTTGACCTGCAGTTGGAGCTGGCGGATTTGCTGTGGAAGCGTGGCGATTACCAGAACGCAGGGACCATGTATGCGCGGGTTGCGCAGGAGCATCCGGAGAAGGCGAACGATCCGTTGCTGACTAGCCGGATCGAGATAATGCCATCGGGTCAGTACTTGGTGCTGACACCAGGAGAGGTGCAGCGGCGCGCGGTGGAGAAGCAGCCGCTTGTGGTAATAAATTTGGCGTCGTTCCGAAGCGGAGAGGATTTGTTCACGCGGCAACCCTTGTATTACAGCGTGACTGGCCAAGCCGTGAACCGAAGCGATAGTGTGTTGTACGGAGTACAGGTGATGGTAACCTTGTACGGCTTCGGCAATGTCGTGTATGACACGACCACGGCGAATATCGGTCGATTGAACCCCGGAGAGAGCCGTGCGTTTAGTGTGCGGTTCAGCAACTTCGACGATATTGAGAATGTATATCGTTACGAGGCGGTTGGTTCGTTCGAACGGTGA